CGGCTTCCGCCACCGGGGATCGGGGCTGCCGTGTGCCAGCAACAGCAGGCATTCATCGTTGGGCATGGATAACTCCCAGTGCGGAATCCCAAAATATACAGGTTCCGGAACCACCGATACGTTCTGGGCAAGCGGTGCTCAGAGGTGCAGCCATTCGACTGTCGAGTTCTCCAGTAGCTCCTTGACTCGGATGACGAACGTGACCGACTCGCGACCATCGATGATCCGGTGGTCGTAGGACAGCGACACGTACATCATGGGCCGGATCACCACCTGTCCGTCGACGGCGACGGGACGGTCCTTGATGGTGTGCATCCCCAGGATAGCCGACTGGGGGTAATTGATGATGGGCGTGGAGATGAGCGAGCCGAACACGCCGCCGTTGGTGATGGTGAAGGTGCCGCCGGACATCTCGTCCACCGAGAGCTTGCCGGCGCGGGCCCGCTCGGCCAGGGCCTGAATGGCGGCCTCCAGCCGGGGCACGTCCAGGAGGTGGGCGTCGCGGATCACCGGCACCACCAGACCCTTGGGTGTGGACACTGAGATGCCGATGTCGCAATATTCCGGATACACGATATCGGCTCCGGAGACCTGAGCGTTGATCACCGGCATCTCCGCCAGGGCGCGACAGACGGCCCACGTGAACAAGGACATGAACCCCAGCTTCACCCCATGCTTCGCCGTGAACGCCTCCTGGTGACGGGCGCGGAGATCCATGACCGCCGACATGTCTAGCTCGTTGATGGTGGTGA
Above is a genomic segment from Acidobacteriota bacterium containing:
- the sucB gene encoding dihydrolipoyllysine-residue succinyltransferase → AAPPRAADAASPAPATAAPPAPPAVAVGESSRTRFTPVARKLLADAGVSADRITAVPGARVTKRDVLEALTPARQQPAAPAADQRPVRRERMTTLRGTIARRLVAAKNETAMLTTINELDMSAVMDLRARHQEAFTAKHGVKLGFMSLFTWAVCRALAEMPVINAQVSGADIVYPEYCDIGISVSTPKGLVVPVIRDAHLLDVPRLEAAIQALAERARAGKLSVDEMSGGTFTITNGGVFGSLISTPIINYPQSAILGMHTIKDRPVAVDGQVVIRPMMYVSLSYDHRIIDGRESVTFVIRVKELLENSTVEWLHL